From Roseovarius sp. EL26, the proteins below share one genomic window:
- a CDS encoding transporter substrate-binding domain-containing protein: MFDLKNITLTAFAGVAMMAAGAASAQEACSNYTVADGDTLATISITAYGTSNYQPIFNANRNTIDNPGQLAPGLVLALPCEDGSLANGQTAQELIAEQEDRAAKNRVSNVYEPPIKLVTGGNWAPFTTEDLNGGGFIVRLATTALNRGGNQRDYSVSFVDDWGSHLETLLPLGAFDISMAWYIPDCSNKSYEWSENTALRCNTLDGSVSVYDAVIGFYTLPDSEYATASSFKDFQGATICRMDSWFTHDLEEQGLVAPAIEMIRPVTGPECMDAVLNGTADIASFEVQKAADVFSEMGLTQQDIVENPFVNTFSSLRFVTHKSNPYGRQYIAMLNRGLNEMRESGEWYAVISDSLKEHNDKLVAASN; encoded by the coding sequence ATGTTTGACTTGAAAAATATCACACTTACCGCATTTGCCGGTGTGGCTATGATGGCAGCCGGAGCTGCGAGCGCGCAAGAAGCATGTTCTAATTATACTGTGGCCGATGGTGATACCTTGGCGACGATCTCGATCACGGCATATGGCACATCCAACTATCAGCCAATCTTTAACGCGAACCGAAACACAATTGACAATCCCGGTCAATTGGCGCCTGGTCTTGTTCTGGCCCTGCCTTGTGAAGATGGTAGCCTGGCAAACGGTCAGACAGCGCAAGAATTGATCGCTGAGCAAGAAGATCGCGCTGCGAAGAACCGCGTCTCAAACGTCTATGAACCCCCGATCAAGCTGGTCACTGGTGGTAACTGGGCGCCGTTCACAACTGAAGATTTGAATGGTGGTGGTTTCATCGTTCGTTTGGCGACAACCGCATTGAACCGTGGTGGCAACCAGCGTGATTACTCTGTCAGCTTCGTAGATGACTGGGGTTCGCACCTGGAAACATTGTTGCCACTGGGCGCGTTCGACATCTCGATGGCTTGGTACATTCCTGACTGCAGCAACAAATCTTACGAATGGTCAGAGAATACAGCACTGCGCTGTAACACTTTGGACGGTTCTGTCAGTGTTTATGACGCTGTGATCGGTTTCTACACGCTGCCAGACAGCGAATACGCAACAGCAAGCTCCTTCAAAGATTTCCAAGGGGCAACGATCTGCCGTATGGACAGCTGGTTCACTCATGACCTTGAAGAGCAAGGCTTGGTCGCTCCTGCGATTGAAATGATCCGCCCAGTGACCGGTCCTGAGTGCATGGATGCGGTTTTGAATGGTACTGCAGATATCGCTTCTTTTGAGGTGCAAAAAGCAGCAGACGTATTCAGCGAAATGGGTCTGACGCAACAAGATATCGTTGAGAATCCATTTGTGAACACATTCTCAAGCCTGCGCTTTGTTACACACAAGTCTAACCCATATGGCCGTCAGTACATTGCCATGTTGAACCGTGGTTTGAACGAGATGCGTGAATCTGGCGAGTGGTATGCTGTTATTTCAGACTCACTGAAAGAGCATAACGACAAACTGGTTGCTGCGTCTAACTAA
- a CDS encoding transporter substrate-binding domain-containing protein codes for MKKYIIASSLAIAGASGSAFAQEACSTYAIQRGDSLRELAMTVYGTADYRAIYDANRDVIGKNPNIIRVGEKLKLPCVETASSSAEDKTEAEKLAAEMASDLVRAAEDRAAKAIAEAEARVAVAEAEARGATAEELAEIRVNAKSEIETARAEGAALIRGAGTDERPEIRDRQALLITGGNYAPFTDEDLPDRGLYTRLIETALLRAAPEQSYKIQFVNDWNSHLDLLMPTLAFDATFPWSRPNCEELAALSESDRDRCEAYNFSNPFYEVVDTFFARDGSGYEEAQSYVEFAGTTICRPEGWSLSHMDAVGLYEPAITLMRPDTPDECFDAVMAGTADVVAIEAHLAVEAIARLGYDFELIENPNLAAIKSLNVMTHVDNPDGEALLETLNEGLEIMQQSGEWREIISTALRYQMENG; via the coding sequence ATGAAGAAGTATATAATAGCATCCAGCCTTGCCATTGCAGGCGCATCTGGCTCAGCTTTCGCACAGGAAGCCTGTTCCACATATGCCATTCAGCGTGGTGACAGCTTACGTGAACTGGCGATGACAGTTTATGGAACTGCCGATTATCGAGCGATCTATGATGCAAACCGGGATGTCATTGGCAAAAACCCAAACATCATTCGCGTTGGTGAAAAGTTGAAGCTGCCTTGTGTGGAAACAGCAAGTTCGAGCGCCGAGGATAAGACCGAAGCCGAGAAGTTGGCCGCAGAAATGGCGTCTGATCTGGTGCGTGCTGCTGAGGATCGTGCGGCGAAAGCGATAGCTGAAGCCGAAGCTCGCGTTGCCGTCGCAGAAGCCGAAGCTCGCGGCGCCACTGCCGAAGAGTTGGCCGAAATTCGGGTGAATGCAAAATCCGAGATCGAAACAGCGCGTGCCGAAGGGGCTGCATTGATCCGCGGTGCTGGCACCGATGAGCGCCCAGAAATCCGGGACCGTCAGGCCCTGCTCATCACTGGCGGTAACTATGCACCGTTTACTGATGAAGATCTGCCAGACCGCGGGCTGTATACGCGACTGATTGAGACGGCGCTATTACGTGCTGCGCCAGAGCAATCTTATAAGATCCAGTTCGTTAACGACTGGAACTCTCACTTAGATCTGCTGATGCCAACTCTGGCATTCGATGCAACCTTTCCATGGTCGCGGCCAAATTGCGAAGAATTAGCTGCGCTCTCCGAAAGTGATCGAGACCGGTGCGAAGCTTACAACTTCTCTAATCCATTCTACGAAGTTGTAGACACGTTCTTTGCACGTGACGGTTCCGGCTATGAGGAAGCACAAAGCTATGTTGAATTTGCAGGCACAACAATCTGTCGCCCGGAAGGCTGGTCTCTCAGCCATATGGATGCTGTCGGACTGTACGAGCCAGCAATTACACTGATGCGTCCGGATACCCCGGATGAGTGTTTCGATGCCGTGATGGCAGGCACAGCCGATGTAGTTGCAATCGAAGCGCATCTCGCAGTGGAGGCAATTGCCCGTCTTGGGTACGATTTCGAACTGATTGAAAACCCCAACCTTGCAGCGATCAAGTCGCTCAATGTTATGACGCATGTCGACAACCCTGATGGTGAAGCGCTGCTGGAAACATTGAACGAAGGCTTGGAAATCATGCAGCAATCTGGCGAATGGCGCGAAATCATCTCGACCGCACTGCGTTATCAAATGGAAAATGGTTAA
- a CDS encoding PP2C family serine/threonine-protein phosphatase, with protein MLAAPTYDIAVIADQGRRETQEDAIATRTFDTAEAAYVVVADGMGGHEAGEVASDLVTKAWRSVLDVQLEDSDVIEGNLMDALPIAAMQANADVSGYTENSEGALKMGSTMLGTLLLKNRLFWISIGDSPLYLFRDGYLVQINEDHSMAPMIDAQVQQGLLSAEEAKVHPDRNQLTSVIMGAPIPKVDCPSVPLELTPSDVLIAASDGLQYLEDAQILEVLNACAGLSAQEISDSLLTAVHSKEDPDQDNISIAVVKLLSV; from the coding sequence ATGCTCGCAGCCCCAACATATGACATCGCAGTCATTGCGGATCAGGGTCGTCGCGAGACGCAGGAAGATGCAATCGCGACGCGAACTTTTGATACGGCCGAAGCCGCCTATGTAGTCGTTGCCGATGGCATGGGGGGACACGAAGCAGGTGAAGTCGCATCTGATCTGGTAACCAAAGCTTGGCGATCTGTACTTGACGTGCAGCTTGAAGACAGTGACGTGATCGAGGGCAACCTGATGGATGCTTTGCCAATTGCAGCGATGCAGGCGAATGCAGATGTCTCAGGTTATACAGAAAACAGCGAGGGTGCCCTGAAAATGGGCTCCACCATGCTGGGGACGCTTTTACTGAAGAATCGCCTGTTCTGGATCTCGATCGGGGATTCACCACTGTACCTGTTCCGTGATGGGTATTTGGTTCAGATTAATGAGGACCATTCGATGGCCCCAATGATTGATGCACAGGTCCAGCAAGGATTGCTGAGTGCTGAAGAGGCCAAGGTTCACCCGGATCGCAACCAGCTGACCTCAGTTATCATGGGTGCTCCAATCCCTAAGGTTGATTGTCCCAGTGTGCCACTGGAACTAACCCCGAGTGATGTGCTGATCGCGGCCAGCGATGGGCTTCAATATCTCGAGGATGCACAAATCCTCGAGGTTCTGAATGCCTGTGCCGGGCTCAGCGCTCAAGAAATTTCTGATTCTCTTCTGACGGCTGTTCATAGCAAAGAAGATCCTGATCAGGATAATATTTCGATTGCCGTGGTAAAGTTGTTATCTGTTTGA